A genomic region of Mitsuaria sp. 7 contains the following coding sequences:
- a CDS encoding outer membrane lipoprotein carrier protein LolA, with amino-acid sequence MDTMQDGVTTNVDPIRRRLLAMGALSAIVLPTSALAATDEAALMKGVQSRLRQPEWLRGDFEQSKQVPGFKKPVVSRGDFVVARGRGVLWHTRTPFESELRLTRDEIRASQGGATAMRMDAQREPALRLVNEMMFALLGGDVGALSKLFVMDGELTGATAWKLDLRPRQASWLQVLQRLALSGDTHVRAVELVEAGGDITRIAFSNLRESAPEGGARLFD; translated from the coding sequence ATGGACACGATGCAAGACGGGGTCACGACGAACGTCGATCCCATCCGACGTCGACTGCTGGCGATGGGCGCGCTGTCGGCGATCGTCCTGCCGACCTCCGCGCTGGCGGCGACCGACGAGGCCGCGCTGATGAAGGGCGTGCAGTCGCGCCTGCGCCAGCCCGAATGGCTGCGTGGCGACTTCGAGCAATCGAAGCAGGTGCCCGGATTCAAGAAGCCGGTGGTGTCGCGCGGCGACTTCGTCGTGGCGCGTGGCCGCGGCGTGCTGTGGCACACGCGCACGCCGTTCGAGAGCGAGCTGCGCCTGACGCGCGACGAGATCCGCGCCAGCCAGGGCGGCGCGACGGCGATGCGGATGGACGCCCAGCGCGAGCCCGCGCTGCGGCTGGTCAACGAGATGATGTTCGCGCTGCTCGGCGGCGACGTGGGCGCGCTGTCCAAGCTCTTCGTGATGGACGGCGAGTTGACCGGCGCGACGGCCTGGAAGCTGGACCTGCGTCCGCGTCAGGCGTCGTGGCTGCAGGTGCTGCAGCGTCTGGCGCTCAGCGGCGACACGCACGTGCGCGCGGTCGAGCTGGTCGAGGCCGGCGGCGACATCACGCGCATCGCCTTCTCCAATCTGCGCGAATCCGCCCCCGAAGGCGGCGCGCGTCTCTTCGACTGA
- a CDS encoding thioesterase family protein, which yields MTIDADGAGPDRAPDRAPDKAPDLSHEIELSPAFHDIDLMEVVWHGHYVKYLELARCALLQKFDYDYPQMRASGYAWPIVDIRLKYVGMVEYGQAVRIRAEIVEWENRLKIEYQLRDAATGRVLNKAYTIQVALEIASRQMQYVCPRVLWDKLGVNPA from the coding sequence ATGACGATTGACGCCGACGGCGCCGGTCCCGACCGCGCTCCCGACCGAGCTCCCGACAAAGCGCCGGATCTCAGCCACGAGATCGAGCTCTCGCCGGCGTTCCATGACATCGATCTCATGGAGGTCGTCTGGCACGGCCACTACGTCAAGTACCTGGAGCTCGCGCGCTGCGCGCTGCTGCAGAAGTTCGACTACGACTATCCGCAGATGCGCGCGTCCGGCTACGCGTGGCCGATCGTGGACATCCGGCTGAAGTACGTCGGCATGGTCGAGTACGGCCAGGCGGTGCGCATCCGCGCCGAGATCGTCGAGTGGGAGAACCGCCTGAAGATCGAATACCAGCTGCGCGACGCGGCGACGGGCCGCGTGCTCAACAAGGCCTACACGATCCAGGTCGCGCTGGAGATCGCCTCGCGGCAGATGCAGTACGTCTGCCCGCGCGTGTTGTGGGACAAGCTCGGCGTGAACCCGGCATGA
- the hutH gene encoding histidine ammonia-lyase, producing MSSPETLLPTVTFDGGPLRIEDVAAIAERRAEARLSTDPAFQARIRAGADFVARLLAEDGVIYGVTTGYGDSCTVVIPPHLVTELPHHLYTYHGCGAGAYLTAEQTRAVLAARLNSLAQGMSGVSLELLQGLEQLLRHDVLPLIPSEGSVGASGDLTPLSYVAAVLCGEREVMWRGERLAAADALKAIGLTPHRLRPKEGLAIMNGTAVMTGLACLAWTRADYLNRMATRLTAMNVVAGAGNAHHFDETLFAAKPHPGQQKIAARLRADLAVDAPSRNSHRLQDRYSLRCAPHVIGVLEDALPFLRQLIENELNSANDNPLIDAENERVLHGGHFYGGHIALAMDTLKNAVANVADLLDRQLALLVDTRYNHGLPSNLSGASGERAAINHGLKALQISVSAWTAEALKQTMPASVFSRSTECHNQDKVSMGTIAARDCLRVLELSEQVVAAMLIAARQGLALRAGQQPEPLALGSDAAAMFDELSTRIPLIEEDRALDRELLALVQALRERQWRLHDD from the coding sequence ATGTCGAGTCCTGAGACCCTGCTGCCCACCGTGACCTTCGACGGCGGCCCGCTGCGCATCGAGGACGTCGCCGCGATCGCGGAGCGCCGGGCCGAGGCGCGCCTGTCCACCGATCCCGCCTTCCAGGCGCGCATCCGCGCGGGCGCCGACTTCGTCGCCCGCCTGCTGGCCGAGGACGGCGTCATCTACGGCGTCACCACGGGCTACGGCGATTCCTGCACGGTGGTGATCCCGCCGCACCTGGTGACCGAGCTGCCGCATCACCTCTACACGTACCACGGCTGCGGCGCAGGCGCCTATCTCACGGCCGAGCAGACGCGCGCCGTGCTGGCCGCGCGCCTGAACTCGCTGGCGCAGGGCATGTCGGGCGTGAGTCTGGAACTGCTGCAAGGGCTGGAGCAACTGCTGCGCCACGACGTCCTGCCGCTGATCCCGTCGGAAGGGTCGGTCGGCGCGAGCGGCGACCTGACGCCGCTGTCCTACGTCGCCGCCGTGCTGTGCGGCGAGCGCGAGGTGATGTGGCGCGGTGAGCGCCTGGCTGCCGCCGATGCGCTGAAGGCCATCGGCCTGACGCCGCACCGGCTGCGCCCGAAGGAAGGCCTCGCGATCATGAACGGCACGGCCGTCATGACCGGCCTGGCCTGCCTGGCGTGGACGCGCGCGGACTACCTGAACCGCATGGCCACGCGCCTGACGGCGATGAACGTCGTCGCCGGCGCGGGCAACGCGCACCACTTCGACGAGACGCTGTTCGCCGCCAAGCCGCACCCCGGCCAGCAGAAGATCGCCGCGCGGCTGCGTGCGGATCTGGCCGTCGATGCCCCGAGCCGCAACTCGCATCGCCTGCAGGACCGCTACTCCCTGCGCTGCGCGCCGCACGTCATCGGAGTGCTGGAAGACGCACTGCCCTTCCTGCGCCAGCTGATCGAGAACGAGCTCAACAGCGCCAATGACAACCCGCTGATCGACGCCGAGAACGAACGCGTGCTGCACGGTGGCCATTTCTACGGCGGTCACATCGCGCTGGCGATGGACACCTTGAAGAATGCCGTGGCCAACGTCGCCGACCTGCTGGACCGGCAGCTCGCGCTGCTGGTGGACACCCGCTACAACCACGGCCTGCCGTCCAACCTGTCGGGCGCGTCGGGTGAGCGCGCCGCGATCAACCACGGCCTGAAGGCGCTGCAGATCAGCGTGTCGGCCTGGACCGCGGAGGCGCTCAAGCAGACGATGCCGGCCTCGGTCTTCAGCCGTTCGACCGAGTGCCACAACCAGGACAAGGTCAGCATGGGCACCATCGCCGCGCGCGACTGCCTGCGCGTGCTGGAGCTGTCCGAGCAGGTCGTCGCCGCGATGCTGATCGCCGCGCGCCAGGGCCTCGCGCTGCGCGCGGGCCAGCAGCCCGAACCGCTGGCGCTGGGGAGCGACGCGGCCGCGATGTTCGATGAACTCTCGACCCGCATCCCGCTGATCGAGGAAGACCGCGCGCTGGACCGCGAACTGCTCGCGCTGGTGCAGGCGCTGCGCGAGCGGCAGTGGAGGCTCCATGACGATTGA
- a CDS encoding acyltransferase: MNDPRPGAASGEAGEPRETRETRETRHWAQLGETTFVAGIWLLYAMHRVAGRWLFRAAMFPVVFVHWLSRPTLRRDSLDYLRRVHAVAGRPAPTWRDSIAHVALFADTMLDKLLAMAGRYPVECVSVDGKDEVLASLRTGQGVVLATAHIGCLELCRALAGRMPGLRLNVLVHTRHAQSFNRILERLQGDDAIADGASVRLIEVTGIDPALAMQLADRIADGECIVIAGDRVPVNSGRTLTLPFLGEPARFPIGPYLIAGLLKCPLFFMGCIHEGRGYALRFERLAERIALPRGDREGAMTAPALAYVDALTRCLRRSPHDWFNFFPFWNQPDVES; this comes from the coding sequence ATGAACGACCCGCGCCCCGGAGCCGCTTCGGGCGAGGCCGGCGAGCCGCGCGAGACACGCGAGACACGCGAAACGCGCCATTGGGCCCAGCTCGGCGAGACGACCTTCGTCGCCGGCATCTGGCTGCTCTACGCGATGCATCGCGTGGCGGGACGCTGGCTGTTCCGCGCGGCAATGTTCCCCGTCGTGTTCGTGCACTGGCTGAGCCGTCCCACGCTGCGCCGCGACAGCCTCGACTACCTTCGCCGTGTGCACGCCGTCGCCGGCCGACCCGCGCCGACCTGGCGCGACAGCATCGCGCACGTCGCGCTCTTCGCCGACACGATGCTCGACAAGCTGCTGGCGATGGCGGGCCGCTATCCGGTGGAGTGCGTGAGCGTCGACGGCAAGGACGAGGTCCTGGCGTCCCTGCGCACGGGCCAGGGCGTCGTGCTCGCGACGGCCCACATCGGCTGCCTGGAGCTGTGCCGCGCGCTCGCCGGCCGGATGCCGGGCCTGCGCCTCAACGTGCTGGTGCACACGCGCCACGCGCAGAGCTTCAACCGCATCCTCGAGCGGCTGCAGGGCGACGACGCCATCGCGGACGGCGCGAGCGTGCGCCTCATCGAGGTGACCGGCATCGATCCCGCGCTCGCGATGCAGCTCGCCGATCGCATCGCCGACGGCGAATGCATCGTCATCGCCGGCGACCGCGTGCCGGTCAACAGCGGTCGCACGCTGACCCTGCCCTTCCTGGGCGAACCGGCGCGTTTCCCCATCGGGCCGTACCTCATCGCCGGGCTGCTCAAGTGCCCGCTCTTCTTCATGGGCTGCATTCACGAGGGCCGCGGCTATGCGCTGCGCTTCGAGCGTCTGGCCGAGCGCATCGCGCTGCCGCGCGGCGACCGCGAGGGCGCGATGACCGCGCCCGCGCTGGCCTACGTCGACGCGCTGACACGCTGCCTGCGGCGCTCGCCGCATGACTGGTTCAACTTCTTCCCGTTCTGGAATCAACCCGATGTCGAGTCCTGA
- a CDS encoding glycosyltransferase family 2 protein gives MNITAVVPVYNHGGPVGGVVRALRAQGLPVLLVDDGSERGCAAVLDALSAADAEVRLLRLAVNQGKGGAMIAGLNEAHRVGFTHALQIDADGQHDVVDLPRFLAEAETFPDHFICGCPVYDASVPKGRLYGRYATHIWVWINTLSFEVKDSMCGFRVYPLAPTVARLERTRIGRRMDFDVEIAVRLVWDGVRVRNVPTRVRYPEDGVSHFRALRDNVLISWMHTRLFFGMLSRLPLLLWRKVAA, from the coding sequence ATGAACATCACCGCGGTCGTCCCCGTCTACAACCACGGCGGACCGGTGGGCGGCGTCGTGCGGGCCCTGCGCGCGCAGGGACTGCCGGTGCTGCTCGTCGACGACGGCAGCGAACGCGGCTGCGCCGCGGTGCTCGATGCGCTGTCCGCGGCCGATGCCGAGGTCCGCCTGCTGCGTCTCGCGGTGAACCAGGGCAAGGGCGGCGCGATGATCGCCGGACTCAACGAAGCACATCGGGTTGGCTTCACGCACGCGCTGCAGATCGACGCCGACGGACAGCACGATGTCGTGGACCTGCCGCGCTTCCTGGCAGAAGCCGAGACCTTCCCCGATCACTTCATCTGCGGCTGTCCCGTCTACGACGCGTCGGTGCCCAAGGGCCGCCTCTACGGCCGCTACGCGACGCACATCTGGGTGTGGATCAACACCTTGTCCTTCGAAGTGAAGGACTCGATGTGCGGCTTCCGCGTCTATCCGCTAGCGCCGACGGTGGCGCGACTGGAGCGCACGCGCATCGGCCGCCGCATGGACTTCGACGTCGAGATCGCCGTGCGCCTCGTCTGGGACGGCGTGCGCGTGCGCAACGTGCCGACCCGCGTGCGATATCCTGAGGACGGCGTCTCGCACTTCCGCGCGCTGCGGGACAACGTGCTGATCTCGTGGATGCACACACGGCTGTTTTTCGGCATGCTGTCGCGCCTGCCGCTGCTGCTGTGGCGCAAGGTGGCCGCATGA